In Malus sylvestris chromosome 2, drMalSylv7.2, whole genome shotgun sequence, the genomic stretch TCGCGGCGACAGCCTACAAGTACTCCACTCGTAGGCTAATACCCGTTTTTTCTTGATTATAGCTATTGTTTTAGCAGCATAAGGCATCAAAACAGAgctaaagaaaatatttttcgaCTAATATTTCAATGAAGGtactcatttattttaaagtagTAGTGATACCAAGCCCCAACATCTAGAAAGAGATAATCTCAATCTAAACAGATGATTAGTTTAATACAAATTGGGATTTCTAGCGGACAAACGTTTGCTGCTTCTTTTTGTGGCGATTCTTCTGTTATTCCTCACAGATTTCTTCTGTTGGTTCCCAGTTTTCTGCCTTTTTGCTGCAGTCTTCTTCTCAGCCTCCGCCTCACATTCATCGCCTTCCAATTTCTTCCTCTTTAAAAGCTTAACAAGCCCTTCGAGTGCAGTATCAACATCTTCACTCTTCATCAGCTCTTCCGCAACGTGCGCTGGAGTCACCTCCGTTTCCTTGAGTAAGTCTTGGATTTCTCCATAGAGGTGATGGTGGTTATGGATGTCCAAGTAGTTCGAGGCCAAGAGTTTGAATCCATGGTATGTGCAGTAGGACATGTGAATGTGCATGTCCATGCGCCCCGGCCGCAGAAGGGCGGGGTCTAGCCTGTCCTTGTGGTTAGTGGTAAAGATTATGATCCTCTCATCCCCACAGCTAGACCATAAGCCATCTATGAAGTTTAGTAGTCCAGAGAGTGTCAACTGCAGGAAGCCAAAGACGATAGAGTTAAAATTCTTTTGTACTGAGAGTGCATTTTCCGGGGTTAAAGCTGGAGAAAGAAGGGGCCTTtttatagtttttattttttattttttatttatatttatttttaatgggACAACCAATAGTGTTAGTGGGTAAAATTATTAGTTGCTAGGAGAAGGGGGATCGGTGAGAATCGAACCCGCACTAGAATGCGTAGACATGATTGCTTTCCACCATTTCGGTACAGCCCGTACTAGAATCTAACCATCTGATGCACTAATACATCCACTGGTGCAGTGTAAAATTTTCGGAGTAAAAACAAGCGATTTTCTTTCTAATCCAATTTGAAAACAACAATCTTGAAGGGAAATAGAAAGAAAGCAACTTCCTACCAAACTCTTGAGGGTGCTAGTGCTTCCCCCCAAGGATAAAAAACGAAACAGCAGTGAAGAAAGACAGTGAGGTGGGGTTGGTTGATTGTGAAAGTAGCTATCTTTTAGGTTTTGTGAAACGCTTAGTGCTGAGCTAGTTGTAAGATGCCAATACAACCAATCGGATGCTAATATAACCAAGATTCACCAAATCACAAAGATCAGTTCAAAGCattaaactcaacaaatttataTAAGGAAAAGATGACACACCTGTACATCGTGTTGCTTTTTTCCATCTGTATGTCGACGATCGGGCAGATCAACGGTACAATCAATGTCCTCGATCACAAGAATCGACCTGTTCGCGGTGCCCAGCAGCAGTTTTCTCAGGTCCGAGTCACGAAGAACGTTAGCCAGCTGCAGGTCATAGACATCAAACTTGAGATAATTAGCCATTGCTGCTACCAAGCTCGATTTTCCAGTGCCCGGAGGACCATACAACAAATACCCTCGTTTCCACGCCCTTCCTACTTTCTTGTAGAACTCCTTCCTCTTCACAAACCTGTTAAGATCATCGATAACCGCATTTTTGAGCTCTTGGTCCATGGCCAGAGTCTCGAACGTTGCAGGGTGTTCGAGATTGATGGACTCCCATTTGATGCCATTGTAAGGATAGTTGGCATTCAATGTATACATCTTCAATACCCTTTCTTCATCTTTCATTGCGTCGGCCCTTTCAAGAACATAAGGCACATAACATCCCAATACTTTTTCTTTGTGCATCATGTGGAATGTTAGCTCAAAGTAGCGCTTTTCGGACCTCGGAGATGGATCATTAGGGTTGTTCTGTTTGGAATCCGTACAAAGAAACTTCCATTTGAGCTCAATCCCTTCATAGAAATCGACCAACTTCTCGCCTTTCTCGAGTCTGATTGTCAAGTTCTTCCCCTTGGGGCTCTTGCTAACTCTGATCCTCTCAGTGTTGGAGCTGATTTTCGTGCACAAA encodes the following:
- the LOC126587041 gene encoding AAA-ATPase At5g17760-like encodes the protein MNLFSTREMPSPSSLFSAYASMAASIMLFRSMANELIPQPVRGYVLSAIKYVFKTHSPKLTLVIEESSGMSRNQVYEAAEVYLCTKISSNTERIRVSKSPKGKNLTIRLEKGEKLVDFYEGIELKWKFLCTDSKQNNPNDPSPRSEKRYFELTFHMMHKEKVLGCYVPYVLERADAMKDEERVLKMYTLNANYPYNGIKWESINLEHPATFETLAMDQELKNAVIDDLNRFVKRKEFYKKVGRAWKRGYLLYGPPGTGKSSLVAAMANYLKFDVYDLQLANVLRDSDLRKLLLGTANRSILVIEDIDCTVDLPDRRHTDGKKQHDVQLTLSGLLNFIDGLWSSCGDERIIIFTTNHKDRLDPALLRPGRMDMHIHMSYCTYHGFKLLASNYLDIHNHHHLYGEIQDLLKETEVTPAHVAEELMKSEDVDTALEGLVKLLKRKKLEGDECEAEAEKKTAAKRQKTGNQQKKSVRNNRRIATKRSSKRLSARNPNLY